The following are encoded together in the Sphaerodactylus townsendi isolate TG3544 linkage group LG14, MPM_Stown_v2.3, whole genome shotgun sequence genome:
- the LOC125443271 gene encoding sulfotransferase 2B1-like, translating to MARLDQTETFAGLALPAHLHTQESLRAAAAFPFRPSDVLLATYPKSGTTWMQQILTLIYSKGDPEPAETLPNWVRVPWLEHTIFKETLQETEGPRLLTTHLPWQVLAAALRKAKPKVIYVARNPKDVAVSFYHFYRMANFFPDPGTFDDFLLHFLDGTVHYGSWFKHVKGWLSCQKEMDIFYITYEELHQDLRGCLERLGAFLGYPLQPSQVEAIQKHSSFASMRENSMVNYALVPREVMDPSKSPFMRKGTVGDWKNHFTWQQSALFDKVYQQEMDGCSLTFQGLTD from the exons ATGGCCCGCCTGGACCAGACGGAGACCTTCGCCGGCCTCGCCCTGCCGGCCCACCTGCACACGCAGGAGTcgctccgcgccgccgccgccttccccTTCCGCCCCTCCGACGTGCTCCTGGCCACCTACCCCAAGTCCG GCACCACTTGGATGCAGCAGATCCTGACCCTCATCTACAGCAAGGGAGACCCGGAGCCGGCCGAGACCCTCCCCAACTGGGTCCGAGTCCCCTGGCTGGAGCACACCATCTTCAAGGAGACCCTTCAGGAGACGGAAGGACCTCGCCTGCTCACCACCCACCTCCCCTGGCAGGTTTTAGCAGCTGCTCTGAGGAAAGCCAAGCCCAAG GTGATCTATGTGGCCAGGAACCCCAAAGACGTGGCCGTATCTTTCTATCACTTCTACAGGATGGCCAACTTTTTCCCAGACCCTGGAACCTTTGAtgactttctcctccatttcttgGATGGCACTG TGCATTACGGCTCCTGGTTCAAGCACGTCAAGGGCTGGCTGAGCTGCCAGAAGGAGATGGACATTTTCTACATCACTTATGAGGAGCTGCATCAG GACCTGCGGGGCTGTCTGGAGCGCCTCGGCGCCTTCCTGGGCTACCCTCTGCAGCCGAGCCAGGTGGAAGCCATCCAGAAGCACAGCTCCTTTGCGTCCATGAGGGAGAACTCCATGGTGAACTATGCTCTTGTCCCTCGGGAGGTCATGGACCCCAGCAAGAGCCCGTTCATGAGGAAAG GCACGGTTGGAGACTGGAAGAACCACTTCACCTGGCAGCAGAGCGCCCTCTTTGACAAGGTGTACCAGCAGGAAATGGACGGCTGCAGCCTGACCTTCCAGGGCCTCACGGACTGA